The Thioalkalivibrio sulfidiphilus HL-EbGr7 genome includes the window CCGGTCTACCTGCCCGCGCCCCACCAGGTGGCCACGGCCCTGTACACGGCCTTCACCACCGAACCCCAGCGGCGCAATGAGAAGTGGCTGCACGAGAGCCTCGCAGACAGTATCCAGGTCATCTTCTGGGGCTTCTTCCTGTCGTCTTTGATCGGCGTGCCCCTGGGCATCCTGGCGGGCACCTACGTGGCGGTGTCGCGCCTCACCGAACCCTTTGTGGAATTCTTCCGCTACCTGCCGGCGCCGGCCTTTGGCGCGCTGGCGGTGGCCATCCTGGGCATCCACGATGCCCCCAAGATCGCCATCATCTTCATCGGCACCTTCTTCCAGCAGGTGCTGGTGGTGGCCAACACCACCCGCAAGCTGGACCCGGCCCTGCTGGAGGCCGCCATGACGCTCGGCGCGCGCAACGCCGGGCTGCTGTTCAAGGTGGTCATCCCGGGCATCGCCAGCGACCTTTACCGGGACATGCGCATCCTGCTCGGCTGGGCCTGGACCTACCTGATCGTCGCCGAGATGATCGGCGCCAGCTCCGGCATCACCTGGTTCATCACCCAGCAGGCCCGCTACAAGAACTTCGACAACGTGTTCGCGGCCATCCTGATTATCGGGATCATCGGCCTGACCACCGACCTGATCCTCGCCTGGCTGGGTCGGCGCCTGTTCCCCTGGCAGCGCACCGCCCGCGCCTGAGACTCACGGAGCCCCCCATGACCCGTCTGGAACTGCCCAGCTACCGCGACCAGTCACCGGAGGTGGCCGACCGCTTCGCGCGCCTCAAGGAACGGCCGGTGATCC containing:
- a CDS encoding ABC transporter permease, with translation MNKPWFAVRKELSSRRRTFLAVMSFVLPLLVWSLFSYVPFIWHPQVEIIEPGEVDYFRTGMLVDRAVFEQEKEAMRAEGRELPTGTRTNPVYLPAPHQVATALYTAFTTEPQRRNEKWLHESLADSIQVIFWGFFLSSLIGVPLGILAGTYVAVSRLTEPFVEFFRYLPAPAFGALAVAILGIHDAPKIAIIFIGTFFQQVLVVANTTRKLDPALLEAAMTLGARNAGLLFKVVIPGIASDLYRDMRILLGWAWTYLIVAEMIGASSGITWFITQQARYKNFDNVFAAILIIGIIGLTTDLILAWLGRRLFPWQRTARA